The Tachysurus vachellii isolate PV-2020 chromosome 21, HZAU_Pvac_v1, whole genome shotgun sequence region tgtgaaatttctacttaagtacagtaacgaagtatttgtactccgttacattgcAACACtgcttatcagccaatcaaaaaaaaaagaggctacagaatagccaatcagaaaatagggtatctgggtaagatttaacgcaacaaccaatggaaaaaaacatattcattagagagggtgtattcgatggtcggtttgaaaaaacctcaacacgaaacagcttgtctctggacgggacattgtcctcaatcatgaccctaaaaatggctgggcttgagccggaCTGTTTTAAAttggagcaacattacaaatgataaagtcaaaaaaggcaacaaacacctacaataaacaacaccagtcataatctctctctctctctctctctctctctctcacacacacacacacaaacacacacacacacacacacacagattgtgtCCCATTACACAagacataatctctctctctctctctctctctctctctctctctctccctctctctctctctattggtgagaacatgcaaactcaaacAGCCAAGCAATATTTATTTGACCCATTTGGCTTTCCATAGTTGGGGTTGTGGCTTATAACAGTTTTATATAAGCAACAAAGTTTATTACTGTAGGTTTCTTTTGAAACTTGCTTTAATTTTTTGCTTTGCTAAGCTTCTGTGCTGACTGCTTTCtgatatttgttttgtgtttgcagtgtttgcttattattgtttgttttgttagtgttTGGGTCACATATCACGTGACGCAAACCTAGGAAGGACCAGTGACTGTAAAGGTTAGACATCTAAACATATGATGCCCTCTACTGACAAGCTGAAATACTACTTTTGTAAGTGAGccaaaataacattttagacTACCTCTATATCTCTGTATGCATGCCTTCTCTAAACTACTTCCATAAACTTGGAAGCCCAAACAAGGGgcttgttccagcatgacagtgcaaaacctattccagcatgacagtgcaaaatttattccagcatgacaatgctcctgtgcactTAGCTCCTGTGCACTAAGCACTAAGGCCTCCTCACCCCAAATCTAATGGAAAACCTTATGAGAAGAGTGGAGGATATTATAACTAAAATGGGGTGACTAAATCTGTAATGTAACTGAAAATTATAACTTTGTAAAATTAGTGAAGTTTTTTCGTGACATATGAAAATCAGGAAATACTAACAAATAGAGAAATTAATATAATAggagaaattaaatattattttaataatacgGTGTGCATATGGcagggtgccaagagaggagctatggtactctatgaggatgtcaggagtggcagagaagtatgtaagagtagttcaggatatgtatgagaggagtatgacagcagtgagatgtgctgtaggtcagacagaggagttcaaggtaaGAGGTTGGGCTACATCAAGGATAGGCTTTGAGTCctttcttgtttgctatggtgatggacaggttgagAGTCAGACAGGAATCGCTGTGAACAATGATGTTTGCGGATTAAATTGTGATTTGTAGTGAGagtagggagcaggtggaggaacaccagGAAGGGTGGAAGTCTGCTTTGGAAAgtagaggaatgaaagtcagttgtagtaaggttacagggggctgaggtcaagaaggtgcatcAGTTTaaagtgggtggagaaaagtgtcaggagtgttttgtgacagaagagtgtcagcaagaattaAAGGAAAGTTGAACAAGTCGGTAGTGAcaccagctatgctgtatgggttagagactgtagcagtgaggaaaagacatgaggcagagatggaggtagcagaaaTGAGGATGTTGAAGTTCTCTTTAGgcgtgatgaggatggacaggattaggaacaagcacatcagaAGGACAGTTcgggtcagagaggctagattgagatagtttagacatgtacagaggagggagatagGACATGAAGAtaactggtgtgagagtagacaatgccaaggatagagttaggtggaaaaagatgatttgctgtggcaaCCCCAActggaaaagccaaaagtagtAGAAGAAGATTAATAATACGATGTACAATAAAGAATCAAACTAGAAATAATGAACATAATGCAAATTTGTGATTAaagtcattttttattaattggcATATACAATTAGTCATTTATGTTTGCAATTGATTTTTGTTCCTTCAAAATAAGACAAGAATAACATGTAAATGCACCTGCATATTATAGAAAAGCAaaactttaaagtttaaaaaatgacCATTTTTTGACCAAATAAAATGCCCTTTATTATGTTTGCTTTTTGTGGACCTAGCCATTGGTTCAAGGAACGAAAATTCAGCGAAGCAGGGCTTCCTTTGTGAGAAGAGCCGGAATGCTTGAGACGCCTTTTTTGCATTGAGTAAATGTAGAATCGCAGTCATAGCCGTATTCACAGCAGTGCTTTCCATCCTTACAGCATTGACCCTTTAAAAGAACATACAACATAATAGAAGAATGTGTTAGAATTCTAGGAATatagtgtgtctctctctctctatatatatatatatatacaccagaGATATAGATAGAGCTATAGATACCAGAGGATATGGACAGCATGCCCACTGGCCGGTTAGTGACTTGCAGCAGCTGTGTCCAGCTGGACAATACACTTTGTCACTGCAGTGTATAACGCTGTCCTGATTCTGAAGATTTAACATGGACTTCAGAGGAGACAAGTGTTCAAAGTCTTTCACACAGGTTTTACTCTTCTCATCACAGTGAAACCCGATGGCACAGCAACCTGTCTCACTTTGACAGCACTGATCCTGCAGAGAATAACCATGTTTAGTCGTTTATACAGACTCTGCTTGGATATGAAACAACACACTGACCACAAATAACCATAATAGATGCACTTATAAACTATTAATTatgcaatattttatattcCTGAAAGTATCTATTAGCTGGGTGAGAAGTACCTTTCCATTAGTCGCACTGGAGCTCAAGATTACTAACTAAATAATAAGCTAAGACTTAGAAGGTGTATGCTTTTGCAAGGTCTAAGCATATTAGGGAATATGGTATGTAAGCATACAGCTAAAACACAATTTGATGAAGAtggttttaaatgaataaaaaagtcagGGAAAATGTGCTTAACTCTAAATACATCTGAATTTGATAATTGATTGTGAAGTCCATTGAAATATAGAGTAGAGCAATGTCTTGCCAACATCAACACTGCTTATGGTCACTTATTGTAGCATTATGGGTTGttgtataattaaattaaactgttAAGCAGTTATCATATTATTAGACTGACAATACTTAAAACAGTTTGTATTAGAACAAGTACTAGAAATTGCAAAGCAAGAAAAATTCCAGTGTTTCATAAGATTTGATTTCAAAAGGCCAGGCAATCATGTCCAACTGTCATTTGGCAGTCATCAGCGTTGCAATGACAACATCTAGTATAGCTGTGGATAAAAATGTTGCATACAGATGGTTTTGCAATTTAcctgaaagaaaaaattaaatttcaCGATGCTGCAACAAAAAAACGATCCAAAACTTtcaaaataaggaaataataaaCTTTGGGTTGATAACAGAAACTATcacattatttttctatagCTGCATCTtatgtagttgttttttttcttaaaacaaaCCCTTTCATAGATCACAGATTTTATTCATCTTCCTTCTTTTATGCTTATACTCACTTTATAGCTTTCCCTTTGcaaatgtttaacattaattacataccaaattaatataataaagggATATGGTTATTGCATTGTCTTGCACCTGAATGGTGGTGCTCTGCATCGCAGCAATCTGTGGAGATGCAGGAAGACTCAGTGCTCCCGCGAAGCAGCGGGTGGATGTGAAGTCACAGCGATAAAGAAAGGGACAGCAGTGAATGCCATCAGCGCAGCACTGACCCTAAAGCAGAAGACAAAAATATTATGATTGTACTTGTAAGCCTACCTCAGTAATAATTTGCTGAAAAAATACCTACCAAAATATATATGCAGCATGTCCATTGCCTGAAAGAAAACCTACAGCATGTTGTACCACTAGGGCAATAAGAGATGTTGTCACAGAAAACCACAGAAGGATTGTTAGATTTCACCAGAGAAGCAGGAACTGTATTCCCTTCATCCTCCGCAGGTATCTGTGGGGAAAGCCAACATTTACCATCATTTTATGAATTAATATAAAGAGATATCGTTTTTCATTTTAACTTATTAAGTCCCAGTATTCATTAGCTGGTTGGAGAATCAGTTATACATACTGGTAATTATAAGTATaggtaaaatgtaaatacacaaTTTGCTGAAATGTAgatggttttaaaaaaagaataagaaaaagtGGGTAAGGGAAAATATCTTGTATCACTACAATGCCactatttttttaacagtgttGTGAAAACCATTGAGAAATAGTGGAGAGCAAAGTCTTGCCCATGTCCATATTACTTATGATGGACATACAGTTGTGGTTTGGCTTATTTTGTAATGTGATTTGTAATTCTGCTGGAAATGTTACTTTAACTTTATTAAACAGtataaaacgttttttttttttgcacaaccAAGGCAGTTTGATGGTGACCTTCTGACCTATAGCTCAGAAACCTTAACCACAGAACAACCACTACCCTCCAGTAGTTTACACTGATTCAACCAAGTCTCCCAACAAAGTAATTCACAATAAAGAAGAAATCTCAGTGCTTTACTAAAATGAAGTTTTTACTAGCATATACACTTACATCAAACAGGGCTTGCATTCAACTAAGACTGATACTAAAATTCAAGGCACAAAGGTATACACTAATTTGCAGACATTAACTTAAAAAGACTCTTCAACTTTCTCATTAATATCCCACTATacctagtgttttttttattattattattattattattattattattattattattattattattattatttattagtttgtcATATTATCTGTACTTTCACAAATTTTTAATCAGGTTTTTTCATACCTGAGTAAATGCTAAGTCAAATGGACATGCATAGAGAAATGACTCTATAGTTTAACAGTTAAAATTGTACTGTTATTCAAGTAAATACATATGTATAATCACTGACATGGTAAAGCTTTTCTAAaggaattgtttattttattgtttcacCAAAGGAAAGTTGCATTTTTTGTCATATTATCTTGAGTAAAAACTTTAAGATATGCTAAAGAACCAGACAAAAATATATGGAGATTCCTTAAAAGGTCTTTGCAATaacaacaagacaaacaaaaaaatcattaatataGAAAATTGTCTTGTGTTCATGTAGAAATCTGTTATTTTCACaggatttttttaagaaatcaagaatgaatgaatctgaatTTGATTTTGAATGTAAGTGGTTTGTTATTTTCCTATATCACTATGTAcctatgtgttttattcctttaataaaacaaacatacactgtCCTTGTGTGCATATTTGTTTCATGAAACATCTTACTTCCCCAATCCACCGATTTTCATTTCTTGTTGTTTTGCTAATGTTTAGCATTTGTTACATAGAGTCATAGTCATAtgactttttatttgtgtacTACTTTATTGACGAAAGAGCAAAGGTTATTGCTCAGTCTTGTACCTGAATGGTGTTGCTCTGCATGGCAGCAATCTGTTGGGAAGCAGGAAATCTCAGTGCTCCTCTTAAACAGTGGGTGGATGTGCTGTCACAGTCATAACCAAAGGGACAGCAGTGGATGCCATCAAAGCAGCACTGACCCTAAAGGTGCAGGCAAAATATTATGATCATACTCATAAACCTATCACATTCGTGATTTGCTGAAAAATACCAACCACAGTGTATGGGCAGCATGACCACTGTCCATAAGGAGTTCTGCAGCACGTAGTACCATCAGTGCAGAAGGAGAAGTTGTCACAGTAAACCACAGAAGGATTGTTAGATTTCACCAGAGGAGCAGGAGCCTTGTTCTCTTCCCCCACTGCAGGTATCTGCAAGGAAAAAGGTATTTTATACCATGGATGTCCCATTTTCTCACAGAGCTGAGTATCTGCATTACACTGGTAGCCTGGTGGACAGCAGTGAGCCTTGTCTGGACAACACACAGccttagaaataaacaaagtttaATTCATAGGATTCTTATACAGTTCCACAGAaagtttttatacattttatatatactttaacTGGATGCAGCATTAAATTAGCATCGTAAATAATCATTTGCCACAAACGTCAAATGTTAAAGAAGTAAATAGCATTGATTTCTGCTTACAGTTGGATATTGGCAGCATGCATATCCTGTTTTACTTGGGCAGCAGGTATTTTTGTCTTGACATTCTGTCCCGTCTGGACAGACAATATTGGCAGAAACCAACCCTACCATAAGCAACACTAACACTGCAATCATCTATatgaggaggaaaaaacaatGCATACTTATTTAAACATTGCCTGAAGCATATACGATAAAGTCCCCAAAGAATTCTAAATAATGTATATTAGTCTACAATCATTTATCCACATGTAGAAAGCATCTGTGTTATTTACCATTCTAATCACATCaacataaatgttttctttgaaaaagtgtaaaaaatcaATTGCAACACTTGCCTTGCATGTGATGTGGATTGGTTGTTAGCGATACACGTCTGTACGTTTCAGTGCCAGCGTCTCAAATGAATGCGTTAATCCAAAACCACACTCATCAAACAGATGTGAACTTCCACATGCAAAAGAAAGAGGAACTGACCCTTTCATTTCCCTCTTTTCAGTGTTATACAGAGGAACATTTTAATGTATGACAGTTCTGAAATAAGACTCAAAGAACAATTCGCATTTAACATAAACTAAATGATTTCCACAGTCGTTCTGGTATGGAAATGGTTGAGAAATTGTTCTTCAATAATATACCTAAGTATTGTTTTTTTAGGGTATTTATAATTTCCTTGAGTATTATTGAAATTGAATATGTGTACTGTACATCACTTGATGAACATGAAACccatcatttacattacagcgaTCTGTGTGATACATCTGAAGATCAGTTTGTTCTTCCTTGCAAGAATTTACAAGTTTGACAAtatgtacacttttttttacatcagtGTGTAAGTTTTCAtagttaaacattttatttgataatGCCATGTCAGTCTAGCTTCAATTCCAGAGTCTAATGTATTGTTAGTAGCTTGGCAGAAAGTTTTCTGGCAAATTCAATGCAAATAGTTGCACAATGAAATGTGGCATATACGTTCTACATTTTATCACTCAAAAACGATgtttttaattccattttatttcttaagtaCATTTACAAGGAGCAGGCCTTTGAGTGCATTTATGACTGGAAACCCCtgtttttcattaaataaatttctGAACTGTTATAGCACCGTATATATCATAGTATAATTTCAAATTATTCTCTGCACCACTCTGATGATAATGTTAGAAACATCACAATATTTCACTCAGTTTTTAGGTGATCAAACAGGGTACCCATTTTAACATGTCTGTCCATGTTATTCTTACTGTTAGTGACATATTAAATACAGTCTCACTACCTTATGACtcatttcccttttttattttggtcaATAATATTAACATCTCCTAGTGGTTAAATTGTATATTTAACACTGTGAagaaaacaactaaaaacaaaaacaaaaagtgccTGTGCTTTTAAGATCAGTGCATTAGAGAATACTTTTGAACGTTTAAGGCTTTAGACTTAAGGGCAGTAACACTCCATAATACACATatctgaaaatattaaaaatgttttatattactCTAAAATTTGGCTTGTTTTAAAAAGGGGAACTCAGTAACCTCCTTTCTGATTTTGACATTGAGGTATGTTCTGAATTATGTTCTGAGTTATGTTCAGAATATTGATCAACTACACTGTCCATATTACAATTCTCATGAATTATTTTGTTTGAAGAATTCAAGTCAAGCAAATGTAACTATGTATTTACTTAATAATGagcatataatacaaaaattatatgaagaaaatgtaaagaatgaaatataaacagctCTGATGAACATATAGAAATAATTTTGTTGCTCTGTACATGAAAGCAAAAAAGATACCTCAGCATCtccaaaaataaactgaaagtgTTAAAAAATTCGGTTCCTCAAATACTAGGTTagagagaaaatgtttcagCAGAGCTAAATTCAGAGCCGCTGTTGTTACTTTTTATAATAGGGTGTGGAGACAAATTAATGTAGTGAGGCCATGAGactaataaacattttcagGCCACACACAAGTATCACTTTGTTACAGTTTAAAGGTGAATTAAGAAGGACTATTCAAAGTTTGTCAAAATTAGGTTTTTAATGCTTAAGTAGGTGGATTTATATCCattaaaaaagagataaatgcGTGGCTAGCATTGTGCTAATGTTGCTTGTTAGAAAACCCAAATTTAAAAAAGGAGGTATGTGTggtatgtaattattttttttaatttgtatttttttttacattgactGTTGTCTTTTATAGATAAAACACCAATTTCATAAGTTCCTATCATCACTGAATAGTAAGATTTTATGCTTTTGATACATGGCTTAGATTAGCATCCCCCTCAGTAGGCGATGAGACAGAAAATGGGGGAATTGCATATTCTATAAGGTCTGTTAACATTTTGAAAagactgttcatgtatttttagttttagcttttttccccctgatgGACTACCCCTACCATTAGTACCTATAGGAGTTGCCACATCCTTCACAGCCACTAAGGCCTACTGCAATCTAATGGCAAGCTAATGGATAGAGGAGAGAGGAGATATTCCAGAACAATCAACAACTGTcttagagttaggtggaaacagatggaAACAGATAGGTTCGCTGTGAAGAAGAtaagttgtgctcaaaagtttgcataccctgaaagaaattgttaaacattgccatttatttgtaaataatgactgatcattaaaataatttttccttatttaaggatagtggtcaTGGCCAGTCTTCCAGTCTTTCTGCAAGCCTTCTGCCCTCCGCCCCATGAGTCAGAAGACCAGGAGAGACTGCATCTGCTGTGCCCAGTTTGGGTTTTTAGCACTTATGTCTGCTTAGGTAGCCGCAAAAATACACAATCTACAAACAGCCTACAAACAGTGCCTTGTGCTGGGTAGTGGTGGCTATCTTCCAGGCCTTTGAGGCACGCTATGTGGCTCACTCCACTAAGGGTATCCCTTAGTCCAGCACTCTGGCTAGGGGTGTTCCCGTTCATGATATTTGTGTTGGGTGGGTAGGTCCTCTCTGCACATCTATATCAGGTTCTATAAAACgaaacatttccatttccattttccatttacagcatttggcagacacccttgtccagagcgacgtacaaaagtgcttttaagtctctatcattgaatacattaacactggttcactaggttacagacttaagataccatgagcctaaaacactgtttaaagtttttttttttttttttttaatatacacacatacaataaacaggggagaaagtgctagttcaagtatttcatgaagaagtaggtcttcaaccattgTTTGAAAATAACCAGTGGCTCAGCTTTttggacccctaggggaagttcattccaccaccttggtgccataACAGAAAAGAGTGTTGTTGTATACtttcctcttaccctgagagatggtgggaccagtcgagcaatgctggtagctctgagggtgcgaggtgtgctgcgaggagtgatgagggctttgaggtaagagggagctggtctgtttttggctttgcagGCAAGTATCAGTGTTTTGAACCTAATGCATGCAGTGTAGCCAGTGTAGGAAGCGCAGCATctgggtggtatgtgagaactttggcaggttgaaataAAGCCAGCATTGAGTTgcaatagtccagtcttgaaatgacaagagactgaacaagtacctgagcagtctgtgtggacaaaaatggccgaatccagCATTAGCGTGTCACATTAACATGGAACGTGGACTGTTGATTGTTCATgattaccccaaggttgcaagctgtgactgaagggaaGATCAGAttgttatgcagggatattgcaagatcatgacctggggatgaatcacctgggatggtcagcagttcagttttgctaggattgagcttcaactgatgagTCATCATCCAcgatgatatgtctgccagacatgctgataTCCGAACAAATGATGTTGTATCTGAGGGCGGGAAGGAGAAGATAAGTTGAGTATCACTAGTATAGCAGTGGTAagatgctatactatactatgctataccATAGCATATTTCTTTGCTATACTATGCTATACCATGTAAGGATATAACTTTACCAAGAGAGGGGGTATACAgcgagaaaaggagaggaccaagtactgagccctgtgggagaCCAGcagagagtctgcgtggagcagatgccACTCCCCTCTATGTTGTCTGATATGAGCGACCTAGACTCCACGTCTAGCTCCTGTGTCTTACAGAGCTAGTGACCTGATTTCACATATAGCTTCAGACTTCCTCAGGGAGAGTTTCCATAACTTTAGCCATGACACATTGTCTTGTTCACTTCTCAGGGAACCAGGTTGCATACGTAACCTGTTGTAGTTTCTGTGTGCAATGTTGTCATGTTGTTAATGCTGAGTTTGTATGTAGCTCTGTTTGCCATAGTCTAGTTCATACCCTGTttagtctgtaacctagtgaaccagtgttaatgtattcaatggtAGAGACTTAAGAGCACTTTTGTACgtggctctggataagtgcgtttggcaaatgcagtaaatgtaaatgtagtttttttttacacttttacactgTTCACAATAAAGGTCTGCACCTGCTAGTGACAACAAGCTGCATGTAGCTAAAATGAAATGATGCACAACAGTATTATCATTTGTATCCTACATAATCTTTTACATTAACTGTGAATGttttaagaaagaaaggatacatttcattttattattattattattattattattattattattattattattattattattattattagattgagATTTGAGAAAAATTGCGTTTTGCATTAACAAGTTTTTCAGTTCTCATCTAATGTTGAAATTATTATCTATGGTGATTATAAAGATCCTAAAGATATTCTATATCTAATCTCTactacattcacattttctgtttataCAAGTGAATGCTTTATTGAATACTAAAATGATGAATGctaaaattctttatttaaaactgaCATATATTATGCCATTTATGCTAAACAGATTTACAGAATTGGTTTAAACATTTGGTTGTCAGCTATAATGTCGTCATCCAACAAGCACTTACACCATCACCCTCTAGATGGCCGCATTGTAACATATAAGCAGTGAATGCCCTTAAGCAGTGGGGTTctgtttgcatttaaaaaagtgaagaaacagAAAAGCTTGGCACAAGATGGACACATACTCAGCATATACTCAAACAGTGTAAGCCTTGAATATGCATTAGGCGGAATAAGTAATGTCAGAATTACTTATTCAGTTATTTGATTGATATTATTCTGTAATGTCAGTGAAACTTGTTCCATGTACTTGTTACTTGTTACTTGTATCTTAATCCACTGAACCCAAACCACTGGGAGTTTGAAGGGTTAATTTAAGGTTGTGGAGTTGCTGAGTTTGACAGGCCAAATGCAGTAGGTTTACTCAGGAGTATTTTATTCAGTGGTTTGAACTGCATGACACTCGCTGTGCCATTTGTGTGGAGCTCAGCTCCTCCACACTGACACTGTGCAGGATGGAAAGATGTGGCCTGAGCCAGGAGAGGCTGGAAAGAGGCCACTGTGACTCTGCAACAGTCAGTCTCTGAGGCAGATCTTCAGGCCTgactacacacaaatacactcacagacacacacacacagacacacacagacacacacacacacacacacacatacacacaaacacacacacacgtgaaaaATGAAGATGGCATGGAAACTCATATAAATGGTAGACATGGATTTCTGAGTGTCTGAGGGACAAATTAAAATTTCCTCATgtcatttcattaaaatgtttagaTTTTTCTGGTTTATGTTCCATTAGTCACTTCCATAAATTTGTCAAAACTCTGCACACAGTTAGGCCATTGGTGCTATTTGCGAGCAAAACtgtaaattcattttattatattcacaCAAAATATGTTCagcaaaaataagaaaatcttTATCTATGACTATCCTAAACTTACATGGCCAAAACCATGGTTTCTTTCtccctttgtttttgttttccttctttcttttttaacttttactttTCTTATTAACTATTCCACTATGTCCTTCAGAAACACTGGAAAATCCTTTGGGGAAAATCCTAAAGGTAGAAATGCCAGTATTCTGACAGTTCCACAAGCTCAGAGTTTGAACTTAATATGTGTGGGACAGTTTTTAAATCCAATTTCTacaattattttgtttctacTTTCCTATGATATTTTTAACCAATTATTTACTACAgtataaaatctctctctctctccctctctctccctctctctctctccctctctctcgcctAATTTAAATGACTGTGACCCTGACAGGGAAGATACTaaggataaatgaataaatactgtTTGTTCATATTAACCTGGTAATTACTTATCTTTTGAGCTTCATACCTGCTTGCTCACTCTTGTCCAAATGGGAGCCCTAAAATTTTCTGGCAAGCAAAAtcattctattttcttttttttattttactttatgctTTACTTTTTCTGCTGCTGTAAAAAGAATCACTATCACCTGGCTGGCTGATGTTTCTTCTGCAGTAGTACCACTTCCTCTATTAACTCTTTCTCCTCTAGCTCTAGCTCTGAATCCTCCTTCTGTTGCTCTAGTCTAAATATTTCCTTTGCTCTAGATCTAACTCATCCTCCTGTAGCTCTAGCTCTAACTCTTCCTCCCATAGCTCTAGCTAAAGCTTTAGAGGAAGCTCTAAATCTTCCTCCTGTCACTCTAGCTCTAGACCTTCCTCCTGTAGATCTAGCTGTAATACTTTGCTCCTGTCACTCTaggtctctctcttcctcctgtAGCTCTAGCTCTAATATTTTCTCCTGTCACTCAAGCTTTAATTCTTACTCCTGTAGATTTCCTCTAATTCTTCCTCCTGTAGCTCTAACTCTTCACTTAGTATCTCTAACTCATCTGCTCATctgctcattttttttcataaagtagctcttcctcttcctctctccagTAACACTTACTGAAAAAGTTAAAAGATTGCAGATAGTGGGCTCACAAGTGGTGAAACAGAAAGCATTCCCTTTATCATATTGAACTAAGAAATTTTAATATTCGTGATG contains the following coding sequences:
- the LOC132837506 gene encoding progranulin-like, whose amino-acid sequence is MIAVLVLLMVGLVSANIVCPDGTECQDKNTCCPSKTGYACCQYPTIPAVGEENKAPAPLVKSNNPSVVYCDNFSFCTDGTTCCRTPYGQWSCCPYTVGQCCFDGIHCCPFGYDCDSTSTHCLRGALRFPASQQIAAMQSNTIQIPAEDEGNTVPASLVKSNNPSVVFCDNISYCPSGTTCCRFSFRQWTCCIYILGQCCADGIHCCPFLYRCDFTSTRCFAGALSLPASPQIAAMQSTTIQDQCCQSETGCCAIGFHCDEKSKTCVKDFEHLSPLKSMLNLQNQDSVIHCSDKVYCPAGHSCCKSLTGQWACCPYPLGQCCKDGKHCCEYGYDCDSTFTQCKKGVSSIPALLTKEALLR